A genomic segment from Gopherus evgoodei ecotype Sinaloan lineage unplaced genomic scaffold, rGopEvg1_v1.p scaffold_33_arrow_ctg1, whole genome shotgun sequence encodes:
- the LOC115641173 gene encoding olfactory receptor 2F1-like — MPMKNQTTVTEFILLGLSSEPQMQIFLFLVVLIIYLITLVGNIVIMVAIRANSHFHTPMYFFLFHLSFVDICYSSVTVPNALRNFLAEHKTISVNGCIAQMFFILLSAGAESFILSATVYDRYAAICDPLRYMEIMRKGICVQLVSGAWTTDFIYALLNTIFTLKLHFCGSSQIHHFSCELPPLLKLACTETLTNQVVLLTSVVIFVSISLLLLLISYIYIISTILRIRSAEGRHKAFSTCSSHLIVVGLLYLIGFLQYKNPRSVSSVLLDEIFSIHYSVLTPMLNPIIYSLKNKEVKTALRKILGKLKFIR; from the coding sequence ATgccaatgaaaaatcaaaccacagtGACTGAATTTATTCTCCTGGGACTTTCCAGTGAAccacagatgcagattttcctcttcttGGTGGTTTTAATTATTTACCTAATCACTCTGGTTGGTAATATAGTGATCATGGTGGCAATAAGAGCTAATTCTCACTTTCACACCCCTATGTATTTCTTCCttttccatttatcctttgttgatatCTGCTATTCCTCGGTCACGGTGCCTAATGCGCTGAGGAACTTCCTAGCAGAGCACAAAACTATTTCGGTCAATGGCTGCATTGCTCAGATGTTCTTCATCCTCCTCTCAGCTGGTGCTGAAAGTTTCATTCTCTCAGCCACGGTTTATGACCGCTACGCTGCCATCTGTGACCCACTGCGTTACATGGAGATAATGAGAAAAGGGATCTGTGTTCAGCTGGTGAGTGGGGCATGGACCACAGACTTCATTTATGCCCTTCTTAATACTATTTTCACTCTGAAGTTGCATTTCTGTGGCTCCAGTCAAATCCATCATTTCAGCTGTGAGCTTCCTCCTCTGTTAAAACTGGCCTGTACTGAGACCCTCACCAATCAAgtggtgcttcttacttctgtTGTGATTTTTGTCTcaatctccctcctcctcttgctGATCTCCTACAtttacatcatctccaccataCTGAGGATACGCTCTGCAGAGGgcaggcataaagccttctccacctgcagctcccacctgatTGTGGTTGGCTTGTTGTACCTGATAGGTTTTCTCCAGTACAAAAACCCCCGCTCTgtctcttctgtgctgctggatgAAATATTCTCCATCCACTACAGTGTCTTgacccccatgttaaaccccatcatctacagcctgaaaaacaaagAGGTGAAAACAGCTCTAAGGAAAATATTGGGAAAATTAAAGTTTATCAGGTAA